From the Bacteroidota bacterium genome, one window contains:
- a CDS encoding OsmC family protein, giving the protein MNIEIDCSWKNDMAFEASSGPYKIMMDADESVGGTGMGARPKPLLLSALAGCTGMDVVAILKKMQVEFDSFSINVNGELTEEHPRIFDRINIIYQFTGKDLPLDKINKAVQLSQEKYCGISAMLAKAAEITYEIELNS; this is encoded by the coding sequence ATGAATATAGAAATTGATTGCAGCTGGAAAAACGATATGGCATTTGAAGCCTCATCGGGACCTTATAAAATAATGATGGATGCCGACGAAAGTGTTGGAGGTACAGGTATGGGCGCCAGACCAAAACCGCTGCTGTTGTCAGCTCTTGCCGGATGTACGGGTATGGATGTGGTGGCCATTTTGAAAAAAATGCAGGTTGAATTCGACAGTTTTTCAATAAACGTCAATGGCGAATTAACGGAAGAACATCCGCGCATTTTTGACAGAATAAATATCATCTACCAATTCACCGGCAAGGATTTACCTTTGGATAAAATTAATAAGGCAGTTCAATTATCTCAGGAAAAATATTGTGGCATCAGTGCCATGCTGGCTAAAGCTGCAGAAATAACCTATGAGATAGAACTCAACTCCTGA
- a CDS encoding YiiX/YebB-like N1pC/P60 family cysteine hydrolase, producing the protein MKKVIIIVFIALIVFVLAAYAFLKIYDYRSTRKQESLQYALSKDELAKLHSGDIILRHGYGFVSDMIVTQLKEKYDLSHCAIVCRDKDSLYVIHSVSSSLSNVDGVQAQEINSFIRESQYNSVVVVRYKTDSGKDQSCICERARDYLKKGIPFDNAFNINDSTEFYCTELLWKVILNEYHVDIMAGKNNERKDHLRFDTFLDPTHFEIIIDHQARKKR; encoded by the coding sequence ATGAAAAAGGTAATTATTATCGTCTTCATTGCCCTGATTGTTTTCGTCCTCGCCGCATATGCCTTCCTTAAAATTTACGATTACCGCTCCACGCGGAAACAAGAGTCGCTCCAATACGCATTATCTAAAGACGAATTAGCAAAGCTTCACAGCGGAGACATCATTCTGCGCCATGGCTATGGATTTGTTAGTGATATGATCGTCACCCAACTCAAAGAAAAGTACGACCTCTCTCATTGCGCCATCGTGTGCCGCGACAAAGACAGTCTCTACGTGATTCACTCCGTTTCAAGCTCCCTTTCAAACGTTGATGGAGTGCAGGCACAGGAAATTAATTCATTTATCCGCGAAAGCCAGTACAACTCAGTAGTAGTTGTGCGTTATAAAACCGATTCAGGCAAAGACCAGTCGTGCATTTGCGAAAGGGCGCGGGATTACCTGAAAAAAGGTATTCCATTTGACAATGCCTTTAACATCAACGACAGCACCGAATTCTATTGTACCGAGCTGCTGTGGAAAGTCATTTTAAATGAATATCATGTGGATATTATGGCAGGAAAAAACAACGAACGGAAAGACCATCTCAGATTCGACACTTTTCTTGACCCAACCCATTTCGAAATCATTATTGACCATCAGGCGCGCAAAAAGCGATAA
- a CDS encoding CoA pyrophosphatase, with protein MDELKLLTAFLENRLKLELPGKASHMKMVPEIRFPEFDTPPVTPRNSSVLILLYPKGKHICIVVIQRPEYPGVHSGQVSFPGGKADERDSSIEATALREAQEEVDVNPDSVHVIGRLSPLFVSPSNFMIYPVVGVTSSTPVFKGDEKEVAAIYNIRLNDIISGKCIQRKSIKLHRGIELVTPFYDIQGLTIWGATAMILSEFSDVVKEFSGQLQELSSIS; from the coding sequence ATGGATGAACTTAAATTGCTTACGGCTTTTCTGGAGAATCGGTTGAAGTTAGAACTTCCCGGTAAGGCTTCGCACATGAAAATGGTGCCCGAAATACGTTTCCCTGAGTTTGATACTCCTCCGGTTACGCCGAGAAACAGCAGCGTGCTGATATTGTTGTATCCAAAAGGAAAGCATATCTGCATCGTTGTTATTCAACGGCCTGAGTATCCTGGTGTGCACAGTGGGCAGGTTTCGTTTCCCGGTGGAAAAGCTGATGAACGGGATAGCAGTATTGAAGCAACAGCATTGCGTGAGGCACAGGAAGAGGTGGATGTAAATCCCGACAGCGTTCATGTAATTGGTCGGTTGAGCCCGTTGTTTGTTTCTCCAAGCAATTTTATGATTTATCCGGTTGTTGGTGTAACCTCCTCAACACCTGTTTTTAAAGGTGATGAGAAAGAGGTTGCTGCAATTTATAATATCCGGCTGAATGACATTATCAGCGGGAAATGCATCCAGCGAAAATCAATAAAACTACATCGCGGCATTGAGTTGGTTACGCCTTTTTACGACATTCAGGGACTGACGATATGGGGTGCAACAGCCATGATTCTGAGTGAATTCTCGGATGTTGTGAAGGAGTTTAGTGGTCAACTTCAGGAGTTGAGTTCTATCTCATAG
- a CDS encoding ankyrin repeat domain-containing protein yields MKHLLIKIFVITVAVLMSLSGYSQKHPAADGHLLEAAYSGRMDSVLMALADSADVNAVTTSGVTSLMYAAQGGFKEIVNLLLEHGADPDLKPYDGRTALITAASAGQLDIAESLIRAGAYIDLYDNDGATALMHAAAAGDFYMTDMLIYYKANVNLKADDSTNALMIAAYGGHDVLAGLLLKHGSKTDEFDNKGFTAVLLSTGTGNTALTDTLYKYHCNFNRKLRFSYVSPLDMARIKCDRRVARMIRKYAGKGSILPFYDRLELRLIPADFNFTDYMMGCAFSIFDSKFNTSWSLGISTRVARKSILEQHDGYYLQLREQRRKLVLGFEKMFVLPGGSFELRYGPFVNVSGLMSWGNYEGLSRKTGTGFLCAPAAGFAYINGNFNFRLEYSYENYHIYKVSPHRVEVSVGIFMNLPNHNKILRTISWL; encoded by the coding sequence ATGAAGCATCTTTTGATAAAGATATTTGTAATCACCGTTGCTGTTCTGATGTCACTGAGCGGGTATTCTCAAAAACATCCGGCAGCCGACGGACATCTGCTTGAGGCTGCTTACTCAGGGAGGATGGATTCGGTTTTAATGGCACTTGCCGACAGTGCGGATGTGAATGCCGTGACAACAAGTGGTGTAACTTCTCTGATGTATGCTGCACAGGGTGGATTTAAAGAAATAGTGAATTTGTTACTTGAGCATGGTGCTGATCCCGATTTGAAACCGTATGACGGGCGCACCGCTCTTATTACCGCGGCTTCGGCAGGGCAGCTTGATATTGCCGAATCTCTTATCCGCGCAGGCGCCTATATTGATTTGTATGATAATGATGGCGCTACGGCATTGATGCATGCCGCTGCAGCAGGCGATTTTTATATGACCGACATGCTGATTTACTATAAAGCAAATGTGAACCTGAAGGCCGACGACAGTACAAATGCGCTTATGATTGCTGCATACGGCGGACATGATGTACTTGCCGGTCTGTTGCTGAAACACGGTTCTAAAACTGATGAATTTGACAACAAAGGATTCACGGCAGTGCTGTTAAGCACCGGCACGGGCAATACTGCTCTTACTGATACATTATATAAGTATCACTGCAACTTCAACCGGAAACTGAGATTTTCGTATGTCAGTCCGCTTGACATGGCGCGGATAAAATGCGACAGACGGGTGGCGCGCATGATTCGCAAATATGCAGGTAAAGGCAGCATTTTACCATTTTACGACCGTCTTGAGCTGAGGCTGATTCCGGCCGATTTCAATTTTACGGATTATATGATGGGCTGTGCTTTCAGTATTTTTGATTCTAAATTCAATACGTCATGGAGTCTGGGAATATCGACCCGTGTGGCACGGAAGAGCATTCTTGAACAGCACGACGGATATTATCTGCAGCTCAGAGAGCAGCGAAGGAAGCTTGTACTGGGGTTTGAAAAAATGTTCGTTCTTCCCGGCGGAAGTTTTGAATTGCGTTACGGTCCTTTTGTGAATGTAAGCGGGCTGATGAGCTGGGGCAATTATGAAGGACTCAGCCGTAAAACCGGAACCGGTTTTTTATGTGCGCCCGCTGCAGGCTTTGCTTATATAAACGGCAATTTTAATTTCAGGCTGGAATATTCGTACGAAAATTATCATATATATAAGGTATCACCGCACCGCGTTGAAGTTTCGGTTGGCATTTTCATGAACCTGCCCAATCATAATAAAATATTGCGTACTATCAGCTGGCTATAA